The Setaria viridis chromosome 2, Setaria_viridis_v4.0, whole genome shotgun sequence DNA window TTGCGCATGCAATCCTACCTTTTCCGAGAGACTATAGTAGAGCATGATATTGACTACGGAAACAATAATACCGTTAGTTTTTATAATCAATTTCGAAAAGTACAGGAACTTATCATGAGTCGATAATTCAAACTCAGATGAATAGTTTCCACGGTAGGAAACTTACCCATCTGAACTAGACTCGGTTGGAAAAAAGATGGGGTTTAGGCCTACTTTCACATCAAACGGAACCTTCGATCTGAAGGACTACTCCCCTGTGCGGCTGTGCCAGCCAACCATCATTGCACTCCTATGCGTTCTCCAGGCAAGAAGGAAAAACATATCAACATTTATAATCACATCTGGCATATTTTTAGCAAGCCGGCATCCTAAAAAAAAACAGTACTGGCGCCTGCGTACACAGTGCCGCGCCGTGCCTGCGGCTGAGCTGACTCACTGTGACTGACGTCCTAGTAGACTCCCAGTCCCAGACTCCCAGTACGTGCCGATGGGACTTCTCTGCAGCTGCCGCTCGCAGGAGCGCACGTCTTCGCGTGTCCGTGCGGGCGTGGCGATCCCGACttgtgtcgccgccgccccggcggcggaCGGAGTGGGGCTCCCCGCCGGCCCAGCTCTCTCGCTTCACGCGGGCCACCCACCACCACACAAGGCTTTGCCGCAAGCAGAAGAAGAGCTGAATTTCGCTCCCGGGCCGAACTGTGTGGCCCGGGAAGAGCGCGCCTGCTGCGTGGACGTCGTGGGCCTTTGTGGCGTTTTGGCGGGCGCAGGCAGGCCGGAATAGATCGATGATGATGGCTTTGGCAGTTTGATTCCGGGGTCCCTGTCACGGCGGCGAAACATTCCCCGACGACGGGCCCCACCGGATCCAGCGCCGGTGCAAAGCGGGGATGCCCTGACGTGACGCGAGACCATTGTTTTTTTCACTCGCAAAGCAGCGAAGGCACCGCACCACGCACGTATGGGATCGGAGGAGGAAATCTGCCGGCCTCCGATCTGCCGGTCGCTTTCCCTGGATCCCTCCCGTGCCATCGTGCCGcttcgtgcgtgcgtgcgtgctacCGTGTCGTTGAACGGCGCCACCGCACTAGCACTCTCGCAGCCTCGCGTCAAGCTCGATGGCAACAACCACTCTCTCGTGTAATAAGAAGAGGAAAAATATTCCTGGACGACGCTGTGCCTGCATGATGTAACACTTTCTAACCTCCTTTTGACCGTCTCCGTTCTCACACCCATGCGTGGGTGTTCAAACATGCAACGCAGCCGGAAGTCCGGAACTGTTTGTTGCACTTGCACCGCCCTGCATCATCCATCGGCTACAGGGATAGCGATCTTTTTTCTTGTCTCAGCTGCCTGTGTCTCTGTAAAACGTGGGTGGGTACGGACTACGGGGGGCAGACGGGCAGTGCAGTGCGCCGATGGTCCTCCACACACATCACGCGCCGCCGTGCTGCTTGCCTTTACCTGCAACGGCAAATAGGCTACGCTGCTGTCTCTCAAGAGAAAATTCCCTATTGCTATCGGAAATTATATCCATCCCCTGTGTGCCATCAAAAATTTTTAGTCACCCCCTCAATGCCATTGAATTTTGTATTTCCATCCCCTTTATGCCATTCCGTCAAATTCCTCCGTTACCAGACGTTAACCGGCGAGAAAAGTCGAGGCCGGCATATCTTTCGCCCTCCCCAAAGCAATacttattaaaaaaaaaaaaggagcacCACTGTGCTGCAGCTTTTCCCAATCCACTCTCTCCTCCTGACCGTGCCATCAATCTCCCATCCTCTCTCATTGCTGTTCGATACTTCGATTTCCCCTGAGCGAAAAAGcagagcagcagcaccagcaccgcTTGTTCTTGAGTGAGCGGGCAGGGCCGCGGTGGGCGACGGCATCGACGCGTCGTCGCGCTAGGCGGCGACTGCCGGTTCCCGCTGGCCGAGGGCAAGGACGGTGCTGGCTTGCGCTCTTCGCTGGAATCGCAGCCGCTGGTGGTGGCCTGCGTCGTGCCGCGTGCGCGCCCCACGAGCAAGCGCCCGCCGTAGCCGGTTCAGGTGGCCCTCACCACCACTCGTTGCTGCAGGCCTCCGCACCACTGCCACTCTCCACGCCGGGGCCGTCCCCGCTCAGGTCGTCCGCGCTGCCACAGCATCCGCCCCTCTAGACCGCGGTCTCGTCCCGCTGGCGCGGATGGCCGGAGCGGTGGGCTACTCGGACGGGCGGATGGGCCTGAGCACTAAGCTTTTCGCGTCGGTCTGGATCGTAGAGCTGTCGGTGAGGTCCGCGCCAATGGTTGGAGCCTGCGACTTCCAGCACCGGTGACGCCATGACGGTGGAATTTAACGGGAACTTAACGGAATGGCATGAATGGCATAGAAGGGACCAAAATACAAAATCCGGTGGCACAGAGGGGATGGCTTAATTTTTGATGGCACATAAGAGATGGGTATAATTTTCAATGGCATATAAAAAATTTACTCCTAGGCTTCCGATTTTGTCTGCATGCTATCCTCGTGAAGAGAGTACATGGCTAAAAGCCCCACCCGACAACATCCAacgggatgtttggatacctcgtgctaaagtttagcacctgtcacatcagatgtttggatgctaattaagagtattaaatatagattaattacaaaactaattacacagatggagtctaattcacgagacgaatctattaaacctaattagtccatgatttgacaatgtggtgctacagtaatcatttgctaacgatggattaattagacttaatagattcgcctcgtgaattagcataggggttctgcaattaattttataattagctcatgtttagtcctcctaattagcatccgaacatctaatgtaacactgctaaagtttagcacctagtatcaaacAACCCTAAAATGAGAAAGCAGGACAGAGACATTAAAAATAAACTAGTTTGTCTCACCCTGCCTCGTCGAATCGAAACAAATCGATCCTAGATggccaccatgcatgcatggactGCTCTAGCTTATTAGATGCCCTGCAAAATATATCATAGAAAAGCAAAACGATGAATTTTGTTATGGGCTGCATTTGGCCATAACAAATTATTCCATTAGAGGGTTAAACTGAATTTTGTTTTCGGTGATAAAATGGATTGTTTTTTTCTTGTAGAAAATGGAGAGCCCTCCAGCTGGACTCCAAAGTTTCAAAACAAACTTTAGGGTGAATTAATTCTAAACGACTTCTAAACTCGAAGTCCAGTTTATAGCTACATGTTGCGTGCAACGTGCAGCTTATTTAAAGAGTAAAATACACTGGCGATATCTGAACTTGTCTTGTGGTGACATTCGGATgtctaaactctcaaaatgcattttcagattcCCAAACTTATCTTAAGGTGTCATTTGGGTTCCTAAATTCTCAAAGTGCATATTTAAGCCCCCAAACTTGTCCTCAGGTTTCATCTGGGTCTCCAAACTCttaaaatacattttcaaatcttaaaacttATCGTTCATGGAAATGCTTCATCCTCGCTCGTTGCCTTCACAGCCACCTTATACTAGTGATCACACATGTGTTGCTTGGCGCTTGATTGGGGATCTTAAAATGAACTTTGAGAGTTTAAGGACTCGGATGACACCCTGAGAGGACATGAAAATgtgttttgagagtttagggatccGGATAGCATCTTGAGATAAGTTCATAgacctgaaaatgcattttgaaagTTGACCTAGATGACACTCCATGACAAGTTCGGGGGACCGCCAGTGTATTTTACTCTTATTTTAAAATGGAAAAGGAAATTTTGTAGCTCGACTAATTGCTCGTCAGAACTTCGGAAGTTTTGACTCCTTTTAAACCCTAATGCACCTACTAAAAGCGAATGAGGGAACAGTACGCTGCACCAATGTACCTTAGCATCAAGTAGTAGAGAGTAATACGATTTTTCGATGCCTATCGGTGGGTCTAAGTGTCAAGATCACCGAGAAATGGTCTCTATCAATAACCACAGCCATGATCGAGAACTTGCAGGAGGGCGCAAGGATGCCAACACTGGACATAGTGATAGGCTGATAGCACAAGCAATTACAAATTATTAATAAGGAGGGTATGTTAGACGTCGCAGGCATGAAGATCAATGATAGATCATGGCATGTCTGGGACACAAAAGCATTGCTTGAACATGACATGCATACTTACACCAAGTATAACTCACAAGCTTACATCATGCATGTCTGGGACACAAGAATTTTAGCATCATGATTTTGTTTATCTGTTAAAGTTTTTCACTGTTTATGAACAAAGCAAAATCCATGAGCAGCAAAGTAAATAGGATAAGATTTACACTCCAACAAGCACAACAGAGGTAAATAATTCAAGTATAACAGAGATTGACAGCATGAAAATGTTTGAAAACCAAGAATGCTTCAAATCAGAAGTGGAATGAAAAAAAACATGCCACCAATTCCACCTTGCATTATACCCCATAGATTGTGCATTTGTACACCCATATCACCTTTTTCCCAGTACATGCCAATTCGGTAATCAGTACCATGAGCATGGTTACATGAACATACTTAGGGATACATAAAACGCTCCCTCCTGAACCTCTCTTTTCCATCATGCATGCAGAGACATGCACTGATGCACCCAACGTTATACCCCGAAGAAACAACGGCAACAAAGCTTGAAACGACGGCTAAACTTGTACTACTAGCTATGCTAAATAGCTTGCATTTATGCGTCCATTTGCATATGCATCCATGCAAATAAAAGCATATATAAACGGCATAAATGCAGCTAACGCTGGAACACACACATTACACATGCACGTGCTACACCGAGCACTGCTCCTGTGCGGCGTAGTTCATGCGCTGCCTCTTGATGctcccgccacctcctccgccggtgGACGACGTGTCGCTATCGGCCGTCCTGCGGTCCATGACGCCGCGCAGGGCCTCCTGCACCGACGCGATGCACTCGTGCCTCCGGTGCGACGcggcgcgcccgtcgccgtcgcccttGTCGTCCGCCCCCTCGACCGCGGTGATGAGGAGCACGCTCCGGACGCGTCCGCCCAGCGTGGTGATCTCGGCCCGGCGCGCGCGCATCCGCAGCGCGGCGAGCGCCCGGACGATGTCCGGGATGAGGTCCGGGCGGTCCTCGCAGCAGAGCGACGCGCGCACCACGAGCCGCCCGGCCCTGTCGGCCGCCGCGTCCACGGCCAGCTCGTCGGCCTCCGTCGGCAGGAGCTGCGCCGGCCCGgcgccctcgtcgtcgtctccggcAACggaagcagcggcggcggccaccatcATCGCCGAGGTCTGCCGCTTCAGCTCCTTGACGTGGTCCAGCACCTCGGCCAGCAGCGACGCCTTGTCCGTCTGCACGCGCACCCACGCGACACCACAACAAGCAGCACATACAATTACAATCACGAGTGGATGTGGATCAACACTTGACAGACAACTGTATGAACATTGACCGGAAGCATGATGATTAGTCTCTGCTTAGACCATGGAATAGGGTGGCGCACTCACAGTAGTAAATGATCGAGTGTGTGAGCGTGGAGAAAAAAGGGCTTGCAAGAATTGCGGTGCAGCTTTTCTCTCTGCATTTCTCATGTGGCCTTTTGAGTTTGGAGCTTTTACACTAGCTGCGTGTAGGAGGTGCTCGTGGTGGTGCCGTACTACGATAATGTGTACCTGTGCTCTGACACGACGTGTAACGCTAACGCATTCATGTCATGTCGCACAGGGGTTGGAAGCCGATTTCCCCTGTGGCCCAAGCAGGAACAGCGGCTTCCACGCGTGAAAGATTTGTGCTGCATGCCTGCCTGCTCGATCCTGTCGTGTCAGGAGTTGGGCAGCAACGCATCGCATGCGGCGTGCGTGCTGCAGTGCTGCTTCCTGCACGGCCGCCCCCCATTGGCAATTGCCACTAATGCCCACCACTAATAACACCGACGTTTATTTTATCCAACTTGTAAACATGTGgatatatatgaataatataTATAGTACTATACTGGTATAATACATATACTTTTGATCATGTCCCTGGAATGAAATTAAAATTGAATCTATGCAAGTAGTTCAGCGCATGCATGCCGTTAGGTGATAAGGGGAGGAAACCTCAAACCTAGCAAAGTAGCTAGATTCTTATTGGAAGCAGCTTCATGTAATGATGCAAAACTAAAGCTTTTCTCAAAGCTAAATCTAAGCTCTACGTGCAAGTCAAATTCATTCAAAAATCAAACTAAGCTTTATTTGCCTTTCTAGTAAGACCTAATAATCAGTCAAAATAGGTATAGCCGTTTAGTTTTCATCACTGCAAAGTGCAAACTAGCTAGTCCCCTCCCCAACGCACCTTGTGATTAACTCTAGCCAATCAGCCATGGTTCTTATCTCTTTGAGTTCTTGCACTGTGATCATCACACCATCTAGGGCTATCTATCCGTGACTGTTCCATTATATATGGATCACCCTACTTCTTAAGTCAGTTTGATGCTTCGATCGCACCAATCCAGAACAACAACGACAACGAGGAGGACAACGACTTGAGCACGTATCCAAATGACCAATATAGACGACGCGTTAATTTGATGTGATTTTTAGCAAGTTTAGCTTGTGGGGATAGAACAGATATAGATGTACGTGGCGATTAAAAGTGCAGCATGAATTGAGATCCGGTGATCACCTTGGTGGTGTTGGGGAGGAGGCTGCGGAGCCTGGCGAGGTGGCCATTGatccgctgccggcgccggcgctcggCCTCGCTGTGGCTCCGCGACGCCGCCAGCGCCTTGGCGTCCATCATCTCCCGCGCCGTCATCCGCCCCAGCTCCGCCTGCAGGCTCCCCAGGAGCCCCGACACGAccgccttgccgccgccgcctccctccgccgcgcgctgctgctgctgctgctgcaccgcGTCAAAGCCGAAGCCGAACACCCCGCCGTGCCCGAGCCCACcgacggcgccgacgccgtcgcaGGCGTAGGCTCCCATGGCGCCGAGGCCCGCCACGGCCTGCTCGGAGGAGAAAGGCGCCGCGCCGAGCCACGGGAGCAGCTGGTGCGGCGCGGCCTCCTGTTGGCTCCCGTGCTCCACGCCTCCATCCCACATGGCTGAGACGGCCGGAGCGCTAGATTTTGCTTGGAGTTCTTGGCTCTGTGGTTGGTGGTGGCGGACTGGCGATGGTGGCTTCCGGTTGCTGCTCCCCCTCGCTCTCCCGGTCAAATGGGCGTCGCCTTTTAAACCGGGTGCTCGTGGCCACCGCGCACGGCGACGGCTTTGTGGGGGGTGGGTTTTTATCGAGCCCTTTTGGCGGCCGCGGCACGGTAGTGGCCGAGACGGCAAGCGAGACAGCCAGGGGCTCGTGTACGGCACTACACTAGTCAGGGGGGACCCAGCCTGTCGTCTtctaagattttttttctctccaagTAGTTGATGTTTCATGGTACTATAGTGATAGGAGTATATGCTTTGAATAGAACAGGGATGTGACTAGGGCACTAGGCGTGTAGGGACTAGTAGAGTCTGTTGTCATCGATTGTTGTCCATGGGCTATGGCACATAGGACTAGCAACAATACTACACTAGTAGTACTTGAGGTCCAAGGTCCGGGGTGGTGTTGGAATTTTTGTTTCCTTGGAAAAGAAGTGGTGTAGgtttgaaaaaaagaaagtgtTGTTAGAAGTTTCTTCATTTGATGCTTGCTTTGGATATTCTTTTCTGAAAGTGCAGTGtgaataataaattttaaaatgcAAGAGAGCAAGGAGACACGAATTGTAAATCTTGGCAACAATGGCGATGCGATGGCGTGGGACGTGGCAacatcatgaaaaaaaaaagtgtaagGGCGCGCTAATGTGTAACTTCCGTTTAGTTTTTTGAGTGTTTAACTTGTGCAAACTTGACTTGTTCGATAGTGCGTGCCGCGGCTTTCTCGGTGAAGCTTCTTGCAACAAAAATACACATTGCTTTGCAACAAGACCCTattgaaacaaaataaaacGCTACCATCAACAAGAGTTACCGCTTTCAAAAGGTATATGGTCTTCACTTGCTATAtccattatttaaaaaaaagaaacgaaaGAAGAGTATGCGACAGATGCGTGCCCCATGATGTACCTGATGTTTATACTGATATCTGCAAAGAAAATTAGAAGATAGGTGGTTTTCTTATCATAGGTTACCTCGAAAGAAAGTTACTTATATCTGCAAAGGGCCATCAACGTTCAAGAAAAGTTAAAAACAGAGTAACAGACCATGAAAGATTTTTGCAAAAAGtaaaaagttcaaaagaaaaaataactcGTAGCCATAttttacattattttttatgtacAAGCCGTCTACTAAAATCGTTTTCCCCTATTTGTACATAGCAACCATACGGTAGAAAAATCTCATCTCCTACTAATATTCCTTTTCTGCTATACTTGAAATTATTTTACAGAATTCGGTAGTAATCTTTTTTACTGAAAATTGTAGATTTTACCGCGCCACACGGCTCAGCAGCAGCAAATGAGAAGTCGCCTTCAAAAGCTGGGAGGAGCTGCGTATGCGTATCACCCAGGTTCCGAAACGGAAGCCGTGCCGGCGATTTGACAATTCAGGGGGGGCAGTTTGAAACCTCCGCGAATCCGTGACGGCCGCCGTGGTCCGTGGACCCGCCCGGCCACGGAGACGGAGGTCGCCCCCACCTCGCCGCGCATAAAGCCGACCGGCGCTGCGGTGCAGTCAATGGAAAAAGGCGCCCCCGCTCCGGCGTGCTGCCGCCGCAGGGAACAGCGCGGCGCTGCGTGCGCCCACCCGAAGCCAGCCGAGGCCCGGGAGCGGCCTCCTAGCTAGCCATCGGCTAGGCTATGCAGGGCAGGCAGAGGCGGAGGCTAGGCGCGCCGCGAGCGAGCCAGCCGAGCCGGCGGTTTGGCCGGGACGGCGCAACAAAAGGCGCACGCACCCCTGCCGCGCCCCGAGCCACGTCTTGCTCTTGGCCTTCCCCTACCGCGCCCGCGCGGGGTGGCCCGTCCCGGTGATCGCGCCTGCCCCGCGCGGCGGGCACGGGCTGGCTGCGTCGTGGGCGCGTGATTGTGtccggggcgcgcgcggcctgGCCTTTTTGGCAGGTCCCCGAGCACGAGCAAGcagcccacgccgccgcctcgtgtCGCAGTCATTTCCCTTCCCTTCTCCGGCCGGCCTCTCCTCTCGCCTCGCCTCCTTTTTCCGTGGCCAAGCCGTGCtgcccgcgcgcggcgcccgaGGCGCGACCGGATGATTGTGTCCCGCAGGCTGacactgccgctgccgctgccgccccggTCACGTCCGTGCCTGCCgcggcacgcacgcacgcacgcgcccTGAGGAATAtcgcctgccgctgccggctgGGGGGCCGAGACGCGACGCCAATGCGCGGCCGGTTCCGCGCCCGCGTCGCCTCGGGGGCTCGGGGCCGACCGCTGCAGCGATCTCCGCCGGCCGGCTGCGTTGGCTCGGTTGGTTGGTTAGGCTCGTTGTCCGATGGGAAAAGATTGCGCTCGCGAAaggcggctggccggccgggtGGGGCAGAAGAAAGTTGGCTTTGGCTGTGCCGCTGCGTAACGTGTTGGTCCTTTTCGTGCTGGCGCCTTTCGCTCTTCTTTTTGTCCGAACTCGTATGCGTTGCATTCTACTCGATCGATACTTGCATTTGCATCCATCACTGCATGGTGTACAGTACAGCATCTTGTCAGGCCATCGAACGCACTGGCTCGTGACGCGCTGTCGCGCTTTTGCTCGGCACGTACGTCGTGCCGGGCAGGCCGGACGCCGGGTCGTCGTCGAGAGTCTCTCTCTGAGGATCCTGCAACAGCAAAAATGACAGCCCATCCGAGACCAAGAGCCAACAACGCACTCAAATAACCGTCACTGGCTCAGTTTAGTTTACACGCCTTTTTTCAGTTGCAGCAGCTAATGGAGGAAGAGATGACAAGGTGTGTGCGTATAGTATTAGCGTTTGTGGGCAGTGAGACGGACGGGACCTGacggatggatcatggatcgCATCGTGGTGTGTGAATCGGAGGTGTGATGATGCCaccaccgcaccaccaccaccaccgagcGGAGGAGCCTCTCGTTCTCGTCTCGAGCGCGCCAGTGCCGGGGCCCCGCGTGCGCTTGAGATCATCGCCACGCCATTATGACGCGGGTACCATGCGGCTTTTCCCCTTGCTCCTCCCCGTCGGAACAGGATTTCCTAGAAAGCGTGCTCGCCTTTTCTCGGCCAAAAGAGACGGGGGCGTCAGGGAAAAAGAATTGTATTACCGGTGGGGTACAGTACGTACGGGGCTCTCCCAACATCGATTTGCTTGAGCTCTGCACGACTGCACCAGCAGCTACGCTCATGTATGCATGTGGCCAAATTATGATGCCCGTGGGTAGATCCCGCATCCATCCATCATGTTATTGGTGTAGTAGCTTGTTAATCTGATCTTGTTCAAGCATAACAGGTTTACATTCAAGAATCAAGACTATGATcaccaagcaccgccgccataGCTTGTAATCCCCTCTTTGTCTTATGTAAAAGTCTACTATGACATCAATATGATTTAGAATACAAAGATCTTGAGAAGTAATATCTATACAAATATATCATTTCACAttcgcaaaagaaaagaatatatTATTTCATATAGAAATGGTTATATCAACCTCATGTTGTCACTCCatacgattttttttttgctattggGGATCAAAGTAAAAAACCATTTGACTTAGCTCAACTTTAAAATCGAcctattccctccgtcccaaaataagtgttcgtttagaaaatttttgGACACATTAGTAGTTGTGAGAAGTGATCATGCTGCCCCCTAATTACTCATATTAGTTGTGGTTGAAAGCTGTGCAGTCTATTTATTTTTCTAGATCCTGAATAAATGCACGTGTATTGGAATTAGAGAAAAAATATCAATTGATCATTTCATTAGCTATATGCACTTCTCAATACATTTTTTTAATTGGTGCAAGTGTTACTTTAATTAGATGAGTCTTACTGTGAGCTAAATTAACACCCTTTGTAGGACAAATTTTGAAAGTTAAACAaacacttattttgggatggatggagtatacTTGAGTTCCAACGTACTCATAAATTTTAACTAACAATCTTACTACATACTGAGTACTTTTTTTTGGAGCATTCTTGTTAATATTTGTAAAACGCGCTAGAAAAGAGAGAAATATGTGAAATTCCCgcacagaaaaataaaaatatttgttCGAACCATGATTTTGAAGGCTCAATCTTAACAACAATAGCCTTTTAGATCTAACTTACTTCTAAATTACTAACCTCTACTATTATGATAGAAATAGCCTAGCTGTCGTCTAATTACCCAATTTTGCCATTATAAAGAAATGGCTTAAAGTAACACCTAACACATCTAAACCATCCACATTTATCATTATAAACATGACCTAAAGTGGCTGCTAAATCGACATCTTAATAACCCACATGTGACATAAATGACCTAAAGTATCCTTAGATATGCTTCTAAATACCTATCGGTACCATTATTAGTATGGGAAAATATATCTCAAAGTAAGAATGCATGATGCATGGCACCATATAGACCATGTATACACGCATGTTGCATGCAAGGACGGTTAAGGATACGGATTTCCATGGTTTTAGCAATTAATCATATAATTAATCATATAAGATGTTTTTTATTAGTCACATACCCATGGCAATAATAGTCAATAAAGATTGTATCAATATTCTGTAGCACAAAATCATATAAGTTGTTGTTTTAGATAAATTATTATAGTTTGAATAATAATGTAATTATCCAATGCTTTTGTAAAATATACAACTAGATTCATAGTTATTTGATAGCGGAAATCCGACGACTCATGCATAGCGACACAGGATGAAatgtttgttttctttgatTATGATAATTAACTAAGAGTGTAGTATCAGTAGAAAGAGTGTTTAGAATGCAAGGTACAACATATACAAGTTTTTAACATAACATGCATAGAAGAAAACATTTGAGTATTTGGGAATTTGGGATGAAAAAACTGGATTAACAAAGTCACTATATATATAGATGGCTACAACAAGGGATAATATAACCCAAGTCAATTTCAACTTTTTGTTTAAATACAGTACAGACACGCACACAGATCATCTCTGAGAAGACATGCACATACACGTAAAACTATTAACGCGTAAGATATCACTGCAACTACAATGTCTCGAGAGTCTAGTTTCAGAGAGTCCGTTTTCCCATTTGAGTAATTGGTTTGATGAAATTAGTCTTTTTGACTTGTCTTGTTAGATGTCACAATttactctctctccctctctgtttTTTCACAAGATGTATTTTGTTTCATTAGGTCAAGGCTTTGATGAATAATTGTTTCATTGATGCGATACAAAAGTTACTCATAAGAAATTACTTTTAAATACGAATTTATAATGATATTGACTTTATGTCACAGAAACTATGTAGAGTAATTATATTGTTGATTAAAGAATAACTAGATGAATAGGACTTGTAATTTCAAACGAAGGGATTACCATATAATTCTTGTTGCAACCGGGGGACTAATATAATACTATAATTCAGCACGTTTCTGTGACCAGGAGTGTAGTAAAGCTCAAGAAGATCATGAACCTCAGGTGAGTAGTACATTCAGTAGGGGCTATACACCTATATATAAACATAGCCCATTCACCGTTGGGCGTAATCTTTTCTCAAGCACAAAGTATGCTTCGACGCCTGCGTGTACtgcacaggaaaaaaaaaacacggtTCTTCCCCCTTTATTTGCGTGAAGATATCACGGCAACTGCAATGACTCGAGAGTCGAGTCTGCAGAGTCCCTTTCTCATGGAGTACTAGATTGTGATATTGTTTTTTTCACAGATTCAGGTAAAGAAATCCTTTTGCTGCATGCCCGTGACGA harbors:
- the LOC117842522 gene encoding transcription factor bHLH30; this translates as MWDGGVEHGSQQEAAPHQLLPWLGAAPFSSEQAVAGLGAMGAYACDGVGAVGGLGHGGVFGFGFDAVQQQQQQRAAEGGGGGKAVVSGLLGSLQAELGRMTAREMMDAKALAASRSHSEAERRRRQRINGHLARLRSLLPNTTKTDKASLLAEVLDHVKELKRQTSAMMVAAAAASVAGDDDEGAGPAQLLPTEADELAVDAAADRAGRLVVRASLCCEDRPDLIPDIVRALAALRMRARRAEITTLGGRVRSVLLITAVEGADDKGDGDGRAASHRRHECIASVQEALRGVMDRRTADSDTSSTGGGGGGSIKRQRMNYAAQEQCSV